One genomic region from Sulfurovum riftiae encodes:
- the pheT gene encoding phenylalanine--tRNA ligase subunit beta, with translation MIVTRSWLNEFIDLSEVSNDTLYETFNAIGLEVDSIDQIEIDTHVVIGKIVSCEKHPDADKLNVCQIDVGDRVEQIVCGAANVVDAEYVAVATIGAILPGNFEIKDAELRGVKSAGMVCASSELGLPEMGKGIMILDESIGALEVGKPLNDYATVADTIIELELTANRGDCLSIYGVARDLSAALNIEMKHFEYKQAERMKLGIARDAELHTEGEMDADLRYKLATIESISNTFLVQLRLAMVNVEAEGKLAKILAYATHTTGVILRAYDCIPLCNEDDKIVVTPRARAKGIIEISTHDKVLSVVGVNQNEEFMADDNTTRLLIEASYIDPDLLVEAVAQSELKTDELYYKTSRGSNPDLGFGLQFFASLMDAYSDINCYEGSLDVHVDRQRKKIIVASEEVSSIIGMDVEMNKIVTILKKLDFEITTMDHEHIAVTVPLFRHDIKNIQDVTEEIVRIIGINNIEAKPFIFAEKRRLNATSDRYNAKKGFRNRAVGNGFFENVSYVFSERAVLKKYGFATVEAALDLANPIAEELNTLRSTILTNLLNAVKRNVSYTKKSIPLFEIGAVFDAKREQSEVISFVFSGQIEGENVGNAGKPEMVDFASFTQKVGAVIGTFDLMPCTQQNALIHPYQSADIVVDGKVCGYMSKLHPTVQEEYGIPVTFIAELSLDALLPEHINAVPISKFQGVYKDLSIVIDKSLSYYEVAKVLNALDLPLLKESYPVDIYEDEKLGEKKSLTIRFFIQSMEKTLEDSDIEAVMEDVMKSLESHCNAELR, from the coding sequence ATGATAGTTACAAGATCTTGGTTAAATGAATTTATAGACCTCTCAGAGGTAAGCAACGACACACTGTATGAAACCTTTAATGCGATCGGCCTTGAAGTGGACAGTATCGATCAGATAGAGATAGACACCCACGTGGTCATCGGAAAGATTGTCTCCTGCGAGAAGCACCCCGATGCGGACAAGCTCAATGTCTGCCAGATCGATGTCGGAGACAGGGTCGAGCAGATCGTCTGCGGAGCTGCCAATGTCGTAGATGCCGAGTATGTGGCTGTTGCGACCATCGGTGCGATATTGCCCGGAAATTTTGAGATAAAAGATGCAGAGCTTCGCGGTGTGAAGAGTGCAGGCATGGTCTGTGCTTCTTCCGAACTCGGTTTGCCTGAGATGGGTAAAGGGATCATGATACTCGATGAGAGTATCGGTGCACTTGAAGTCGGGAAACCTCTGAATGACTATGCAACAGTAGCTGATACGATCATCGAGCTTGAACTGACGGCCAACCGTGGTGACTGTCTGAGCATTTATGGTGTGGCCAGGGATCTGAGTGCAGCGCTTAACATCGAGATGAAGCATTTCGAGTACAAGCAGGCGGAGCGAATGAAACTGGGGATCGCCAGAGATGCGGAACTGCATACGGAAGGCGAGATGGATGCGGACCTTCGTTACAAACTGGCGACCATTGAGAGCATCAGCAATACTTTCCTGGTGCAGCTGCGCCTGGCAATGGTCAATGTGGAAGCAGAAGGCAAGCTGGCAAAGATACTGGCATATGCTACCCATACGACAGGTGTCATTCTGCGTGCGTATGACTGTATCCCTCTATGCAATGAAGATGACAAGATCGTTGTGACACCAAGAGCCAGGGCAAAAGGGATCATCGAGATCTCGACGCATGACAAAGTACTGAGTGTCGTAGGGGTGAACCAGAACGAAGAATTCATGGCTGATGACAATACCACGAGACTTCTGATTGAGGCGAGTTATATCGACCCGGATCTTTTGGTAGAAGCGGTAGCCCAGAGTGAACTGAAGACGGATGAGCTGTACTATAAGACTTCCAGAGGCTCCAACCCCGACCTTGGGTTCGGCCTGCAGTTCTTTGCCTCTTTGATGGATGCCTACAGCGACATCAACTGTTATGAGGGTTCCCTCGATGTACATGTCGATCGTCAGAGAAAAAAGATCATCGTGGCCTCCGAAGAGGTCTCCTCCATTATCGGTATGGATGTGGAGATGAACAAGATCGTGACCATCTTGAAGAAACTCGATTTTGAGATCACGACGATGGACCATGAACATATAGCCGTGACGGTACCGCTCTTCAGACATGACATCAAAAATATCCAGGATGTCACAGAGGAGATCGTGCGTATCATCGGTATCAACAATATCGAGGCGAAACCGTTCATCTTCGCGGAGAAAAGACGTCTGAATGCCACCTCGGATCGTTACAATGCGAAAAAAGGTTTCAGGAATAGAGCGGTAGGCAACGGCTTCTTCGAGAATGTGAGTTATGTCTTCAGCGAAAGAGCCGTATTGAAAAAGTACGGTTTTGCAACGGTCGAAGCAGCACTTGATCTTGCAAACCCGATCGCCGAAGAGCTCAATACGCTCAGAAGTACGATCCTGACCAATCTGCTTAATGCAGTAAAAAGAAATGTCAGTTATACGAAAAAATCGATCCCTCTTTTTGAGATCGGTGCCGTATTTGATGCCAAAAGAGAACAGTCCGAAGTGATCTCTTTCGTCTTCTCCGGACAGATAGAAGGGGAGAATGTAGGCAATGCGGGGAAACCGGAAATGGTCGATTTCGCTTCGTTCACACAGAAGGTCGGAGCGGTCATCGGCACATTCGATCTGATGCCATGCACCCAGCAGAACGCACTGATACACCCGTACCAGTCAGCGGATATCGTTGTGGATGGAAAGGTATGCGGATATATGAGCAAACTGCACCCTACGGTGCAGGAGGAGTACGGTATTCCGGTAACGTTCATTGCCGAGTTGTCTCTGGATGCTTTGCTGCCCGAACACATCAATGCGGTGCCTATTTCCAAATTTCAGGGGGTCTATAAGGATCTCAGTATCGTGATCGACAAATCACTCTCTTATTATGAAGTGGCCAAAGTGCTTAATGCACTTGATCTGCCGCTGCTTAAAGAGAGTTACCCTGTAGACATCTACGAAGATGAGAAACTGGGAGAGAAGAAGAGTCTGACGATCAGGTTCTTCATCCAGTCGATGGAGAAAACACTCGAAGACAGTGACATCGAAGCGGTCATGGAAGACGTGATGAAATCACTCGAGTCACACTGCAATGCGGAGTTGAGATAG
- a CDS encoding 4-hydroxy-3-methylbut-2-enyl diphosphate reductase — MKIQLASSYGFCFGVKRAIKIAEEHQGSKTYGPLIHNKDEINRLKEGFNIGLAEKLDDVTADDAVVIRTHGIPKDELSQLKAQENQIIDATCPYVTTPQNIVAQMSEKGYSIVIFGDKDHPEIKGVVSYAKDLRNAFIVKHEDELEGLPILSKVAVVAQTTRKPEDFLKIVNALVLNHKEVRVFNTICNATFENQDAAAELAKDADIMIVIGGKHSSNTKQLHSICKSYCDDSYLIENETELDPSWFEGKKLCGISAGASTPDWIVQNVIDKIEALK; from the coding sequence ATGAAGATACAGCTTGCATCAAGTTACGGGTTCTGCTTTGGTGTGAAACGTGCCATCAAGATTGCTGAAGAGCATCAGGGAAGCAAGACCTACGGTCCGCTCATTCACAACAAAGATGAGATCAACCGTCTCAAAGAGGGCTTCAACATAGGCCTGGCCGAAAAACTAGATGATGTCACAGCAGATGATGCTGTAGTGATCCGTACCCACGGTATCCCCAAAGATGAACTCTCCCAGCTCAAAGCACAGGAGAACCAGATCATCGATGCGACCTGCCCCTATGTGACGACACCGCAGAATATCGTAGCCCAGATGAGTGAAAAAGGGTACAGTATTGTGATTTTCGGAGACAAGGACCATCCGGAGATCAAAGGTGTTGTCTCCTATGCCAAGGATCTTCGTAATGCCTTCATTGTCAAGCATGAGGATGAGCTTGAAGGGCTTCCGATCCTTTCAAAGGTAGCAGTGGTGGCACAGACGACCAGAAAACCCGAAGACTTTCTCAAGATCGTCAATGCCCTGGTACTGAACCATAAAGAGGTACGTGTCTTCAATACCATCTGTAATGCGACATTCGAGAACCAGGATGCTGCTGCGGAGTTGGCAAAAGATGCGGACATTATGATCGTTATCGGAGGAAAACACTCTTCCAATACCAAACAGCTCCACTCCATCTGCAAAAGTTACTGTGACGACAGTTACCTGATCGAGAATGAAACAGAGCTCGACCCTTCCTGGTTCGAGGGAAAAAAACTCTGCGGTATCTCTGCCGGGGCTTCCACTCCGGACTGGATCGTTCAGAATGTTATCGACAAGATCGAAGCACTGAAGTAG
- the aroA gene encoding 3-phosphoshikimate 1-carboxyvinyltransferase, with protein MNSITLKPIKYIEGEVNLPGSKSLSNRALLIAALAEGATRITNLLESDDTRHMLNAIKLLGVEYTLSEDKTECTVVGNGGPFCNSEPLELFLGNAGTAMRPLCAALTLGNGTYVLTGEPRMKERPIGHLVDALRDAGADITYLENEGYPPLKIVANGLKGGEVKIDGTISSQFLTALLMAAPMAQNDMYISIVGELVSKPYIDITLDIMHIFGVDVINENYEKFIVRSGQKYRAVDRFMVEGDASSASYFLAAAAIKGGTVKVTGIGKNSVQGDVAFADVLEKMGAKVEWGDDHISVSRGELNAVDMDFNHIPDAAMTIATTALFAKGTTTLRNIYNWRVKETDRLYAMATELRKVGAEVEEGEDYLSITPPKQLKHAAIDTYDDHRMAMCFSLLALDPVSVTINEPECTAKTFPTYFQVLESISTY; from the coding sequence ATGAACAGTATCACACTTAAACCGATCAAATATATTGAAGGGGAAGTGAACCTTCCCGGCTCCAAAAGCCTCTCCAACAGGGCACTGCTGATCGCAGCACTGGCGGAAGGGGCCACCAGGATCACCAATCTGCTCGAAAGTGACGATACCAGACATATGCTCAATGCGATTAAACTTCTGGGTGTGGAGTATACACTTTCCGAAGACAAAACGGAATGTACCGTGGTCGGGAACGGCGGTCCATTTTGCAACAGTGAACCATTGGAGCTTTTTCTGGGCAATGCCGGCACTGCAATGCGTCCTTTGTGTGCTGCCCTGACACTGGGAAACGGTACCTATGTACTTACGGGTGAACCGCGTATGAAAGAACGGCCTATAGGGCATCTGGTCGATGCGCTCAGGGATGCCGGTGCAGATATCACTTACCTGGAAAATGAAGGGTATCCACCGTTGAAGATCGTTGCCAACGGACTGAAGGGCGGAGAGGTGAAGATAGATGGTACCATCTCGAGCCAGTTCCTTACGGCACTCCTCATGGCTGCCCCGATGGCACAGAACGATATGTATATCTCCATAGTAGGTGAACTTGTCTCCAAACCCTATATTGATATTACCCTGGATATCATGCATATTTTCGGTGTGGATGTCATCAATGAGAATTATGAAAAATTCATTGTCAGGTCAGGGCAGAAATACCGTGCTGTAGATAGATTCATGGTGGAAGGAGATGCCTCTTCGGCTTCTTATTTTCTTGCTGCCGCTGCCATCAAGGGAGGTACGGTCAAAGTCACAGGTATAGGGAAGAACTCTGTACAGGGGGATGTTGCCTTTGCGGATGTTTTGGAGAAAATGGGTGCCAAAGTGGAGTGGGGTGATGACCATATCTCTGTCAGCAGAGGAGAGCTCAATGCGGTCGATATGGACTTTAACCATATTCCCGATGCGGCGATGACCATTGCGACCACAGCACTTTTCGCCAAGGGTACGACAACCCTTCGTAACATTTACAACTGGAGGGTCAAAGAGACTGACAGGCTCTATGCCATGGCGACCGAACTGCGTAAAGTGGGTGCCGAGGTGGAAGAGGGGGAAGATTACCTGTCCATCACACCGCCAAAGCAGCTGAAACATGCCGCCATCGATACCTATGATGACCACCGTATGGCAATGTGTTTCTCTCTGTTGGCACTGGACCCTGTCTCTGTGACGATCAATGAGCCGGAGTGTACGGCAAAGACCTTCCCTACCTATTTTCAAGTTCTTGAGAGTATCTCCACCTATTAA
- a CDS encoding 30S ribosomal protein S1 — protein MKFEDIEIEDVDFEAMLEESFKKSESRSDLVTGTVVKIDEKDNLAVVDIGGGRDANLALDEIRDEEGNIKFNVGDEIQVVNQGRGRISYKAALSRVALNEFISEYDEEQEYIIEGVVTKKNKGGYVVEVDGLEFFMPRTLSYLSSKIDPIGKKVKAVIVKVDKDKGSVVVSRKELIERDKAKTDEIVAELLENKEPVVGTIKKITSYGMFVDVGGMDGLVHYSQISHKGPVNPSKYFQEGDEVNVVALEYDKKKRHLSLSIKDANPDPWTDIDSIIGVGDTVTATVSNIEPYGVFVDLGEDLEAFLHVSEISWDKNVKHPKDYLNNGEDINVEVIEIDKEGRRLRVSLKSLLPKPMDAFTQQYRVGDIVKGTVTSITDFGAFVKVGSVEGLLHNQEISWDKSKNAKSELAVGDEVEVKIIKIDKDAGKISLSKKALEDSPIKAFAQNHKNGAIVTGTVKDKKDFGVFIALEDNVDALIRTEDLHPLKFDEIEKGQEIKGVISFIDENNDRIRVSVKRLERQEEREAMEQLNLNQDDSMTLGDAFGDKFKK, from the coding sequence ATGAAGTTCGAAGATATCGAAATAGAAGATGTAGATTTTGAGGCGATGCTCGAGGAATCGTTTAAGAAATCAGAGTCAAGAAGTGATTTGGTAACAGGTACGGTCGTTAAGATCGATGAGAAAGACAATTTGGCAGTGGTCGATATTGGCGGCGGTAGAGATGCAAACCTTGCACTTGACGAGATCAGAGACGAAGAAGGCAATATCAAGTTCAATGTCGGTGATGAGATCCAGGTAGTAAACCAGGGTAGAGGACGTATCTCTTACAAAGCGGCGCTCAGCAGAGTGGCACTGAACGAGTTCATCTCTGAGTATGACGAAGAGCAGGAGTACATCATCGAAGGTGTGGTCACCAAGAAGAACAAAGGCGGATATGTCGTTGAAGTTGACGGTCTTGAATTCTTCATGCCAAGAACACTCTCTTACCTTTCTTCCAAGATCGACCCGATCGGTAAAAAGGTCAAAGCGGTCATCGTAAAAGTCGACAAAGACAAAGGTTCAGTGGTTGTTTCAAGAAAAGAGCTTATCGAAAGAGACAAAGCGAAAACAGATGAGATCGTTGCAGAACTTCTTGAGAACAAAGAGCCGGTCGTAGGTACGATCAAAAAGATCACTTCTTACGGTATGTTCGTAGATGTAGGCGGTATGGACGGTCTTGTGCACTACTCGCAGATCTCTCACAAAGGGCCGGTAAATCCTTCGAAGTATTTCCAGGAAGGTGATGAAGTCAACGTTGTCGCACTTGAGTATGACAAGAAGAAGAGACACCTTTCTCTTTCCATTAAAGATGCAAACCCTGATCCTTGGACAGATATCGACTCTATCATCGGTGTAGGCGATACAGTTACTGCAACTGTTTCCAACATCGAACCTTATGGTGTATTTGTTGATCTTGGAGAAGATCTTGAAGCATTCCTTCACGTCTCTGAGATCTCTTGGGACAAAAATGTCAAACACCCGAAAGATTACCTGAACAACGGTGAAGATATCAATGTTGAAGTGATCGAGATCGATAAAGAGGGAAGAAGACTCAGAGTGAGCCTCAAGAGCCTCCTTCCAAAACCGATGGATGCATTCACACAACAGTACAGAGTAGGTGATATTGTCAAAGGTACAGTTACTTCCATCACTGATTTCGGTGCATTCGTGAAAGTCGGTTCTGTAGAAGGCCTTCTCCATAACCAGGAGATCTCCTGGGACAAAAGCAAGAATGCAAAATCCGAGCTTGCTGTAGGTGACGAAGTTGAAGTGAAGATCATCAAAATCGACAAAGATGCCGGTAAGATCTCTTTGAGCAAAAAAGCATTGGAAGATTCTCCGATCAAAGCATTTGCTCAGAATCACAAGAATGGTGCTATCGTGACCGGTACAGTGAAAGACAAGAAAGACTTTGGTGTGTTTATCGCACTTGAAGACAATGTCGATGCCTTGATCAGAACAGAAGACCTCCATCCGCTTAAATTCGACGAGATCGAAAAGGGCCAGGAGATCAAAGGTGTGATCAGCTTCATCGATGAGAACAATGACAGAATCAGAGTTTCTGTAAAGAGACTTGAGCGCCAGGAAGAGAGAGAAGCGATGGAGCAACTCAATCTTAACCAGGACGACAGCATGACACTTGGTGATGCTTTCGGTGACAAGTTCAAAAAATAA
- the serA gene encoding phosphoglycerate dehydrogenase: MSKKTIVVCDHIHQSGLNILANDSEIELINAADEPKDKLIAEIIPLADVAITRSSTDVDDAFLASAQKITAVVRAGVGVDNVDIPGASKQGIVVMNVPTANTIAAVELTLAHMLSCVRQFPYAHNNLKLDRVWRRQDWYGTELKDKKLGIIGFGNIGSRVGKRAKAFEMDVVAYDPYIDPSKATDLDIGYTKNFEDILACDIITIHTPKTEETIGMIGKEEIARMKDGVILINCARGGLYNEEALLEGLTSGKIAMAGIDVFNKEPATDHPLLDLDNVTVTPHLGANTKESQRNIAIQAAENAIAAAKGIAYPNALNLPIKENELPDFVRPYLELIQKMGHLSAQVTKSAVKSIKVTAKGPVSDYLASMQTFATVGVLTESLADQVNYVNAEFVAKERGIELTNEVKPNTSGFTNKVKIKLTTTDSTITIAGTVFDDTVQRIIEIDDYILDVEPKGTMIFFRNTDTPGVIGDVGRILAENGLNISDFRLGRDNKQQALAVVRVDGQVSKNVLDALSALDACISVSHATL; encoded by the coding sequence ATGTCAAAAAAAACAATTGTTGTTTGTGACCATATTCACCAAAGCGGTTTGAACATTCTTGCAAACGATAGTGAAATAGAACTCATAAACGCAGCGGATGAACCCAAAGACAAACTCATAGCAGAGATCATTCCTTTGGCAGATGTTGCCATTACACGTTCTTCTACGGATGTCGATGATGCTTTTCTCGCTTCGGCACAGAAGATAACAGCTGTCGTACGTGCAGGTGTCGGTGTGGACAACGTGGATATTCCGGGTGCAAGCAAGCAGGGGATCGTAGTCATGAACGTACCGACTGCCAATACCATTGCCGCGGTAGAGCTGACACTGGCACATATGCTTTCCTGTGTCAGACAGTTCCCGTATGCGCACAACAACCTCAAACTAGACCGTGTCTGGAGAAGACAGGACTGGTATGGTACAGAACTCAAAGACAAAAAACTGGGTATCATCGGTTTTGGTAACATCGGTTCCCGTGTTGGGAAAAGAGCGAAAGCATTCGAAATGGATGTCGTTGCCTATGACCCGTACATCGATCCGAGCAAAGCGACCGATCTCGATATCGGGTACACAAAGAACTTTGAGGATATCCTTGCCTGTGATATCATCACGATCCATACTCCCAAGACAGAAGAGACCATCGGTATGATCGGTAAAGAGGAGATTGCCAGGATGAAAGACGGTGTGATCCTCATCAACTGTGCAAGAGGGGGGCTTTACAATGAAGAGGCACTTCTTGAAGGGTTGACTTCCGGAAAGATCGCTATGGCGGGGATCGATGTATTCAACAAAGAACCGGCAACGGACCATCCGCTTCTTGACCTCGACAATGTAACTGTCACACCGCACCTGGGTGCCAACACGAAAGAGTCGCAGCGGAACATCGCTATTCAGGCGGCAGAAAATGCGATCGCCGCGGCAAAAGGGATCGCCTACCCGAATGCCTTGAACCTGCCGATAAAAGAGAATGAACTTCCTGACTTCGTACGTCCTTACCTAGAGCTGATCCAGAAAATGGGTCACCTTTCTGCGCAGGTCACCAAGTCGGCGGTCAAATCGATCAAAGTAACGGCAAAGGGACCCGTATCGGATTATCTGGCTTCCATGCAGACCTTTGCTACGGTGGGTGTCCTGACAGAATCGCTTGCAGACCAGGTGAACTATGTCAATGCAGAGTTCGTTGCCAAAGAGCGCGGTATCGAATTGACCAATGAAGTCAAACCCAATACCAGCGGTTTTACCAACAAGGTGAAGATCAAACTGACAACGACTGACAGTACGATCACAATCGCGGGAACAGTGTTTGATGACACGGTACAGCGTATCATCGAGATCGATGACTACATCCTCGATGTGGAACCCAAAGGTACGATGATCTTCTTCAGAAATACGGACACACCGGGCGTGATCGGCGATGTGGGCAGAATACTTGCCGAGAACGGTTTGAATATCTCGGATTTCAGACTGGGACGCGACAACAAGCAGCAGGCACTTGCCGTGGTACGTGTTGACGGACAGGTCTCCAAAAACGTACTCGATGCACTCTCGGCGCTCGATGCGTGTATCAGTGTTTCTCACGCGACACTATAA
- a CDS encoding TolC family protein: MIMKRVILLLSLSLPLVAGIKNLTLPHALDMVKHDNLEVKIARFSEQMQAMEVKVAEGMNYGSLDVSLTGMRSNDALNVFGFKLMSREATFGDFGFSEFLGPLGQALEGANQNALPPGFSQGMTGLLDVQPRDLNYPDARNNYQTKLSYMLPIYTGGKLTEYKHIMESMYRMSKYDTQKLINTKIYEVKKAFYDISLVERYIANLSKIRKNINGLEDVIMTMQKEGYAKEIDLLEVQARKAEADSMYNQAKLNKDLAYQFLSFLLNREVSSIKKVSVKAPMPHVDRYILESNNIDIQKAKLGLQISEMAVKAEEASFLPTVGGFAEYGSADNTLFNDFTGKDSYTFGVQAKWNIFNGGQDDARLEKAKLKRLQVRDQVELAKKGIALQAKKLKTEILSADADIKSHTKRLKFAKKVYENYKTRYEEGMASISDVLIQQSKELESLLKLLTIVNKRNTKIFELESIINKGGDV, from the coding sequence ATGATAATGAAAAGAGTGATACTTTTATTGTCTCTGTCTTTGCCACTTGTCGCGGGGATAAAGAACCTGACACTGCCCCATGCATTAGATATGGTGAAACACGATAACCTTGAAGTGAAGATCGCGCGCTTCAGTGAACAGATGCAGGCCATGGAGGTCAAGGTAGCCGAAGGGATGAACTACGGTAGTCTCGATGTCAGTCTGACCGGTATGCGCTCCAATGATGCCCTGAATGTCTTTGGTTTCAAACTGATGAGTAGGGAAGCGACATTTGGTGATTTTGGTTTCAGTGAATTTTTGGGACCCTTGGGTCAGGCGCTTGAGGGTGCCAACCAAAATGCACTTCCTCCGGGTTTTTCTCAGGGTATGACTGGTCTGCTTGATGTTCAGCCAAGAGATTTGAACTACCCTGATGCAAGAAACAATTACCAGACCAAACTCTCCTATATGCTTCCCATTTATACCGGCGGTAAGCTGACGGAATACAAGCATATCATGGAGTCGATGTACCGTATGAGCAAATACGATACACAAAAACTGATCAATACAAAGATCTATGAAGTAAAAAAAGCCTTTTACGATATTTCCCTGGTTGAGCGCTATATTGCCAACCTCTCCAAGATCAGGAAGAATATCAACGGACTTGAGGATGTGATCATGACCATGCAGAAAGAGGGCTATGCCAAAGAGATAGACCTGCTTGAAGTGCAGGCGAGGAAGGCAGAAGCGGACAGCATGTACAATCAGGCCAAACTCAACAAGGACCTGGCATATCAGTTCCTCTCTTTCCTTCTGAACAGAGAAGTGAGTTCCATAAAAAAGGTCAGTGTCAAAGCACCTATGCCGCATGTGGACCGCTACATTCTTGAATCGAACAATATCGATATCCAAAAAGCAAAACTGGGACTGCAGATCTCTGAAATGGCCGTAAAAGCCGAAGAGGCAAGTTTCCTGCCGACTGTGGGCGGCTTTGCGGAGTATGGCAGTGCGGACAATACACTCTTCAATGATTTTACAGGGAAAGACTCCTATACTTTCGGTGTCCAGGCGAAATGGAACATCTTCAACGGTGGACAGGATGATGCGAGGTTGGAAAAAGCCAAACTAAAGCGTCTACAGGTACGCGACCAGGTGGAATTGGCCAAAAAAGGTATTGCGCTTCAGGCTAAAAAACTCAAAACAGAGATCCTGAGTGCGGATGCGGATATAAAAAGCCATACGAAGAGGCTGAAGTTCGCCAAAAAAGTGTACGAGAATTACAAAACACGCTATGAAGAGGGGATGGCCTCTATTTCGGATGTGCTGATACAGCAGTCCAAAGAGCTTGAATCTCTGTTGAAGCTTCTGACGATCGTGAACAAAAGAAATACCAAAATATTTGAACTTGAAAGTATTATCAACAAAGGAGGGGATGTATGA
- a CDS encoding efflux RND transporter periplasmic adaptor subunit — MKKIITLMAAVLVTTLSAVEIDLSGSVVSDNQKMMTSRYMGYVKNMAVSEGDIVKKGQLLYEIDSKEIEAAERQVDLAISQARLALQMNKNQYNNVLTNLARHKRLYKKKMVSKYELETLELAAKNLKDMVTIAQEQVNQALAKKEEVLNQYNYLRITAPNDGVIVAKRLNEGEMAIPGMPAVILTDLSRLKIVAEISETQLPYIHLGKEVEIEIPSLALKTKGKISSIIPNSNPMTHKFKIKIAFEHQGKSVYPGMYAKIIIR; from the coding sequence ATGAAAAAAATTATAACACTTATGGCTGCGGTATTGGTAACGACACTCAGTGCTGTCGAGATAGACCTGAGCGGATCGGTGGTTTCGGATAATCAGAAGATGATGACCAGCCGATATATGGGATATGTCAAAAATATGGCGGTCTCCGAAGGTGACATCGTCAAAAAAGGACAGTTGCTGTATGAGATCGATTCCAAAGAGATCGAAGCGGCAGAGAGACAGGTGGACCTGGCTATCTCCCAGGCAAGACTGGCTTTGCAGATGAACAAGAACCAGTACAATAATGTATTGACGAACCTTGCCAGACATAAAAGACTCTATAAAAAGAAAATGGTTTCCAAATATGAGCTGGAAACACTTGAACTGGCAGCCAAGAACCTGAAAGATATGGTGACCATTGCCCAGGAGCAGGTCAACCAGGCATTGGCAAAAAAGGAAGAGGTGCTTAACCAGTACAACTACCTCAGGATCACAGCACCCAACGACGGTGTGATCGTGGCGAAGCGTCTCAATGAAGGTGAGATGGCGATTCCGGGCATGCCGGCAGTCATCTTGACGGACTTGAGCCGTCTGAAGATCGTAGCGGAGATCTCCGAGACCCAGTTGCCCTATATCCATCTTGGCAAAGAGGTAGAGATCGAGATCCCCTCGCTGGCATTGAAGACCAAAGGAAAGATCTCTTCGATCATCCCGAACTCCAACCCGATGACCCACAAGTTCAAGATCAAGATAGCGTTTGAGCATCAAGGCAAGTCGGTCTATCCCGGTATGTATGCCAAGATCATTATTAGGTAA